tttcaatttttttagtttttttttctataactatcaataaaattttatatgttgGGTAAataagcttgacaatttaatagaaggctcctaggttattgtttcaaaggcagatgaaaaaaattaaaaatccttagtcacagtttttaattataagcatttaaagttcaaattttgacaaaatacggaaaaatcacgaaaaatagcaaattattttgagttgagaattcataaaaatttttctttttaaatctaagatttgaaaatctatatatataaaaagacttgtcctgggtgattcatcatcgcctagccggaactgctgaagctatggatatgaaattttcagtaaatgtatttaatactatgtataggcgcactaagaaaggatttttcgaaattcgcattttaaatagctgctcaaacagggacattgaggttcaagatggaaattggaaattttatttttatttattaatagttgccattggttacactctacagtagaaattagtaattatttattattggttgccattggttattcgggcgGATCAGGTACAATAGCTGGCATCaattcgaattatattataatatcaaaattaacttggtataacttcgataatttagagttaaatcctacacttacgtacaaacagcactgggtccgcgaccTACCACGGAtaaattgcctacctgatattgCCTACCCTATTGcctatactgctgcgaatcagaatttttattccaggaaacagaaaagttaagatacatttcgaacaccatacaccgaatattaaataacgaattgaacaaagtttgagtcatatagagttggtacatttaacgggcaacgaagtgcacagaaTCAGCTagtgtaatataagattactcataagtttgtctacctttatcaaaaaaaaaaatgtctagaagaaacttaaattaaatttttatgagcgtctgaaatttatatttttacaacatttgatatttactcgatttctcatgtaacaattttcttattttattgtaattaaaaaacgaatgaccgtagggacatgaaattttgactgaatgtttatattagcattttctatacaccataaaatttacaaaatattttgactctttttgagctgtttacggccattgtcagttttaaatttttttagttttttttctataaatatcaataaatttttatttgttgggtaaaaaagcgtgaaaatttaatataaggctcctgatacatcgttctaatagcagttgaaaaatattaaaaatacataggcacaatttttttttataagcatttaaagttcaaattttgacaacatttatcaaatttataatttattaattattttgtggttaaaaatgtataaaatttttaacttttatggctaaggattgaaaatttaaaacaaggctccacgtaaataggttatatataaattactttattcacaataatatcatcaaatatacttggtaatatcataggctgactgaccgttttcgctcagaatcgtttttcttatacaatgatattatatcattgaattcaaatttaacaccatccattacagtgacccacttgtaacctactgtacagcagagcgacatccacctatccacctttttttattcatatatttgtattatatattattaggtgcccatatatttgtataaagttataataataaattgatgacTTTTTTcaggaatatttaaattttttattgaacttaagcccggcgactaaggctattagctgttgtaggggttatgatTTGTGGTAGGGGTgaggttggtacggtaggttgattttacgattgtttttacggttgttacggtaggtagcaaacacgtgtatatgtggcaaggtttttaactactatgaacccgggtggtcacccatccgggagctagtagctatGGCCGTTACTTACTTCCAGTCACATCCCGCAACTGGTAGTAGCCAACGCGCCACGCAAGCCACacaagaatatttatttaatgcataCGGGCATGAATCTTTCAATAGGCAAATAAATGATATGGCAACGTTGTACGTAAATTCGTTCTCAATTGTATtctttttaggttttttttggtCAACGGTAAGttctttgttaattttaagtgtTCTCTCAATCGTTTGGCCAAAAAGGTATACCTATTCTCAATCGTTCGATAGCCGTAAGTTTGtttcaatttgaatattatctgataatttatattggttttatcaatttaattcaataacaattaatttttatgatttatttcatataaatgaatacttatattaattgtttgctGTTAATCACATAAAGTTATATGGTTTGAATTATCCACCTTCCAAAAttgactttttaataatatacaaaatgtgtGCGGTATTGGACGGTATAAAATGTGTGATTATGAATGTATGTAGGTATGCGGTTTTTAACGACTGCAACTCTcgaaaaaacaactaaaatcgtaaaatgtatttatatattgtgaGATGAAGCATCATCAATGATCCCCTAGACCATACTCGATATCATTGATTCGAGTCATGTACTCATGTGAGTCATTTTCCGGAaaggatttttatattttgatgagaTTTTCGACCAGAATAGATTTGATAAAATTGGCCTTATTGTTACCGACGATGACACTGCAATACGTCTTACACTCTTAAGTAATTAATACCTACGTGTCATTGCCTCGCTGTAAattcaaagtaaaaataataacattaaacaaattacaaatatagtTTCCGAAGAAGAATTAActcaataaaacattaattgcatattgtgtatattaataacatttattaatataaatgttatattaaatttaattaatttacatattttttatttcagttataTTGTTGACTGTATACGGCTAGCGTGTCACTGAATCTTTAACGAAACGAGAGTTTCTTTTATGGTCGAAGTCAGTGTAGGGTCGGGAAATAGTGTAAACTGAATAAAGAAAATCGGTTTCATTGACATAGCCCATAGTTAGTAACaagttaattacaatattatatgataaaatattaagataataaataataagttattatacatttatgcgaatatgatatatttggcaaaaatgtgttcaatatACCGTATTACCGTACTATAGtatactaatagaaaaataaattactaatataataattcataatatattataaataaattaaaaatatccttGGAAATATGAGCTCATAGACGGCTgagacacgattgagcataaaataTCTTTTTGGCGAGACAATTGAGCCAAATTGTCGGCGTATCAAAGGAAATCggaatacaaaagaaaaccaacacgattgagcataaaaaactctgcaacgttgccattttccattttgaactatattatacaaaatacagtaaaactcgCTTAAGACGCTCTCGCTTAAGACGCTTTCCCGCATAAGACGCTGTTTTTAGTCGGTCCCTAGACATTTCCTATACTAGTCAATGTAAAAATCACCTGTTAAGACGCTCAGTTTTTCTCTGTCTAATCGGGTAAAACGCTCTTTTTTTCAGCAGATTACGATAAATTTTAGtagttttgtgaaaataaaaatagaatttttagtattatacgtgttcttatcgttttattttatcgctatacctattttatcattacttattataacagttttacTGTATTTCATCGTCTTATGAGATTTAGTAAGTGCTGTTCGTTCGCATGTGTATAACCGTAATTTCGTTATGGCTAGTGGTATAAAACGTAAAGCGCTAACGATTTCGGACAAactcaacattttgaaaaagtacGATGAAGGATTggctgagaaaaaaaaacaaaaagatatTGCTAATGAACTGGGGATACCTCCTTCCACTTTAAGAactttattgaaaaacagacaTGAAATAGAACAAAGCAGCTTGTTAGGTGGCAGCAaacgacaaaaattaaaacacgggAAGTATGAAgagttggaaaatattttattggagtGGTTTCAACAAGCTCGTAGTTTAAATTATCCAATAAATGGAGGTATAATCACGGAAAAGGCGATGGAGATTGCCGCACGTCTCAACTTAACCGAATTTAGTGGATCGACTGGTTGGCTGGATAGATTTCGGAGTAGGCATAGCATTGTGTACCGGCAAATATCAGGTGAGGCTGAATCtgttaataatgatgatatagcTTCATGGAAAAATAACGTGTTGCCTTCATTACTGCGTGACTATGCTCCTGACGATGTATACAACGCTGATGAATTCGGATTGTTTTTTAAGCTTATGCCAGATaagtcttttgtttttaaaaatgagacATGCCATGGTGGAAAGTTGAGCAAGGAACGTCTCACGGTTTTAGTATGTACAAATTCTACCGGAACCCATAAATTGAAGTTGGTCGTCATTGGAAAAAGTAGGTCTCCTCGCTGTTTCAAAAATGTTCGTACGTTTCCATGTGAATACCTTGCTCAAAGTCGTGCTTGGATGACAGGAATACTATTCATAAACTGGATTCAACAGCTAGATGCATTTTTCGGTAAACAAAAGAGAAAAATTATTCTATTCGTCGACAATTGTCCGGCTCACCCTAAAGATATCCCTACTACCAATATAAAACTTGTTTTCTTTCCACCAAATACTACATCTAAGTTACAACCCCTAGATCAGGGTATCATTAAAGTGATAAAACAAAAGTACCGAAAAAAGTTAGTTCAGCGGTACTTGAGAGACATGGAGAGTACCAACCAAATTTCAACTAAAGTTAACGTTTTGGACTCCATACATTACGTTAGTGCCGCTTGGGATGAAATTAAACCAGATgtaataataaactgttttcGGAAAGCTGCATTTGGTATGTTGAACAACTCTGAACAGGCTGATAGCTCACCTTTAAAAGAAGAGGACTTTCAGCTTCTGCAAAATTTTGCTGATTATGCAACAGTAGATGATGAACTCGTAACCAGTAGCACTCGGACTTTAGATGAAATAATCGCTGATACGAACTTAGTGGACAATGAGAAAGAAGACGACGATCAAGAAGAAGAAGATCAAGACTTTCCAGTATCTACTCCTACAATAACTACTGGTTTGCAACATTTATCGGAAATTCGGAAAGTATTATTCTGTGTTGAAAATTCCGAAGAAATGTTAGGTTgtcttaataaaattgaaaactttcttGCTGAAACACATTGTCAGAACcttaaacaatcaaaaatagatcatttttttaataaacaataataaaatatgtatgtaataataatatttttttaaattaaattcagtagcacaaaaatataagtatgtatgtatatcgtaattataattaatttttaagtgtatttctcattaaattatgtttaataataaaaaaataaactcgatATTTCAACCACATCATTTTGTTTCATTCCCGCATAAGACGCTTTCCCGCATAAGACGTTTTAGAGAGCTGGTCCCTTAAAGAGCGTCTTAAGCGAGTTttactgtatttatttaaataattataataattcaaaatataacatatcaaaaaaataacatgatttcATAGTCAAGAATATAGTCATATTTCATAAAtctgtatgataataataataataataataataataatgataataatggtaTCCCGTCAAAATagcgaaaataaaataacgaaaaaaaaaccgtgaATTAAAAATAGAGAAAGCTGTTTGGACGAATCTAGATAAAAGCGAATGACAATAATATCGATAATGATTTTTTCAGACACAAGTAAATTATCAGTTTAGTAGCAcaattaaagatatttttattctttaatcgTGGTTATCGTTAGTAGTAATCGAGTATTCGAGTGATGGTTAGTGTAGTTCGTGTTACTTTTACGTGTATAATTCTTCGCtaagagaaaataatattgtattaatatggAATACGTactcagtaataaaaataaaaaattctaaattattgaTGGATATACATTTAGAGTGGAAAAAACTATTGAGAACACAATGTATTTAAGGTGTACAGAACACCATTGTAAAAGCCGAATGATAATTAAAAGCGAATCTATTACTAAAGGGCCGTCAGATCATTCACACGTGGCTGATGCAAGTAAACTTCATGCAAGGATTGTAGTGgcaaatatgaaaaacgaagcTATTCACACACAACAGTtactacaacaaataataagtgCTACACAAATACCAGCTGGAGTGGTGGGAGCAATGCCATCagtaagttcaataaaaaaataaaaaaaaaaattttaaaaacacactttttcgtaaaaacatttaaaaaaaaatattttaaaaattgcactaaaaagacaaaaataattttaggtacttaaaaataatgaaaaatttattgatgaaaaatttaaaagtgtgtggtgctcttacacttgacataatatattcccagtcactatcttataaacaggattgaacaaagaagtgtatgtgagacttagctcggcttttaatgttttgtatgatgcaccacacacttttaaatttttcatcaataaatttttcattatttttaagtacagaaaattatttttgtctttttagtgcaatttttaaaatattttttttaaaatgtttttatagaaaagtatgttttttttatttttttttttattttttattttctactttttagttgaaagtaaatatttttattaaacgtttaagaaatatgttggtgaaacaaaaagaatcaaactactggtgattatgatttatttataaataaataagtttatgtgGTCGTGAAATGAcaagacatttattttgtttgccacaaccaattgaaatttttttatattaacaatttcattatgAGACCATTATatgtgtattacatattttgttatttgacagtacttataatttattgtccgTCATTTACAATTGCTTCCGAGATATTTCATCCAAAGCGTCAACGTTACAGAATGTCTTGCCCGTTATTTTTGAAGCGTCCAATTCttcttaaaatattgtgtatgttaaataaatataaaatggttaTGACTCACGTAGATCTTCAATGAATGATTACGTCTATGGC
This genomic window from Metopolophium dirhodum isolate CAU chromosome 1, ASM1992520v1, whole genome shotgun sequence contains:
- the LOC132939778 gene encoding tigger transposable element-derived protein 4-like; protein product: MASGIKRKALTISDKLNILKKYDEGLAEKKKQKDIANELGIPPSTLRTLLKNRHEIEQSSLLGGSKRQKLKHGKYEELENILLEWFQQARSLNYPINGGIITEKAMEIAARLNLTEFSGSTGWLDRFRSRHSIVYRQISGEAESVNNDDIASWKNNVLPSLLRDYAPDDVYNADEFGLFFKLMPDKSFVFKNETCHGGKLSKERLTVLVCTNSTGTHKLKLVVIGKSRSPRCFKNVRTFPCEYLAQSRAWMTGILFINWIQQLDAFFGKQKRKIILFVDNCPAHPKDIPTTNIKLVFFPPNTTSKLQPLDQGIIKVIKQKYRKKLVQRYLRDMESTNQISTKVNVLDSIHYVSAAWDEIKPDVIINCFRKAAFGMLNNSEQADSSPLKEEDFQLLQNFADYATVDDELVTSSTRTLDEIIADTNLVDNEKEDDDQEEEDQDFPVSTPTITTGLQHLSEIRKVLFCVENSEEIVEKTIENTMYLRCTEHHCKSRMIIKSESITKGPSDHSHVADASKLHARIVVANMKNEAIHTQQLLQQIISATQIPAGVVGAMPSHHIIHPSGNLLNAFKDNRIWRKLNMSSINLE